The following are encoded together in the Lathyrus oleraceus cultivar Zhongwan6 chromosome 3, CAAS_Psat_ZW6_1.0, whole genome shotgun sequence genome:
- the LOC127131912 gene encoding uncharacterized protein LOC127131912, producing MDLDSDTETSLTNQHIFELYEFDEDNLEEEFEATNNIDESCEDNLQEEVETNNDTMYIAENVEAEPREKKRLRILSNEERMYIYHELLQKSVDGKLRKGATNEVASSNSVPLRTVQRIWKRAKESETRDVSHRKTKNCGRKRISIDENQIRELPFSQRTNIRSLAFALKTNPTSVFRLIKSGAIRRNSNAIKPLLKEENKISRLEFCLSMLEGTPHDPMFKSMHNIIHIDEKWFYMTKKSEKYYLLPDEDEPYRTCKSKNFIAKVMFLVAQTRPRFDSEENETFSGKIGVFPFVTHEPAIRSSINRVAGTMVTKAITTVNRDVVRSFLIDKVLPAIREKWPRDEFESTIFIQQDNARTHINHDDPLFREAATKDGFDIRLMCQPANSPDLNILDLGFFSAIQSLQYKEAPKTIDELISAVVKSFENFPSIKSNRIFVSLQLCMIEIMKEKGSNKYKIPHVNKERLERVGQLPIQIKCDPILVQEVKNYLNME from the exons ATGGATTTAGATAGTGATACAGAAACATCATTAACAAACCAACATATATTTGAGTTATATGAGTTTGATGAAGATAACTTAGAAGAGGAGTTTGAAGCAACCAATAATATTGATGAGTCCTGTGAAGATAACTTACAAGAGGAGGTTGAAACAAACAATGACACAA TGTATATTGCAGAAAATGTTGAAGCAGAACCTAGAGAAAAAAAGAGATTAAGAATCTTAAGCAATGAAGAACGCATGTATATTTATCATGAGCTACTACAAAAAAGCGTTGATGGAAAATTACGTAAAGGAGCTACAAATGAGGTGGCTTCATCAAATTCGGTTCCTCTAAGAACTGTTCAACGTATTTGGAAAAGAGCAAAAGAAAGTGAAACACGTGATGTCTCTCATAGGAAGACAAAAAATTGTGGACGTAAGAGAATTTCAATTGATGAGAATCAAATTCGTGAACTTCCTTTCAGTCAAAGAACAAACATTCGATCTTTAGCTTTTGCGTTGAAAACCAATCCAACATCGGTGTTCAGGCTTATAAAATCAGGGGCTATACGGCGTAATTCAAATGCCATAAAACCACTGTTGAAAGAAGAAAACAAAATATCTAGGCTGGAATTTTGTTTATCAATGCTTGAAGGTACACCACATGATCCAATGTTTAAGAGCATGCACAATATTATTCATATTGATGAAAAATGGTTTTATATGACTAAAAAATCCGAGAAGTATTATTTGCTCCCAGATGAAGATGAGCCATATCGGACATGTAAGAGCAAAAATTTCATTGCCAAAGTTATGTTCTTAGTTGCTCAAACTCGACCACGATTTGACTCAGAAGAAAATGAAACTTTTTCGGGTAAAATTGGTGTTTTTCCGTTTGTTACCCATGAACCGGCTATAAGGTCAAGTATTAACAGAGTTGCGGGAACAATGGTAACAAAAGCAATAACTACGGTAAATAGAGATGTGGTAAGATCATTCCTTATTGACAAAGTTCTACCCGCTATAAGAGAAAAATGGCCAAGAGATGAATTTGAGTCAACAATATTTATCCAGCAGGATAACGCAAGGACGCATATAAACCATGATGATCCTTTATTCCGTGAAGCTGCCACCAAGGATGGGTTTGATATTCGTTTAATGTGTCAGCCTGCAAACTCTCCAGATTTGAATATCTTAGACCTTGGTTTTTTCTCGGCTATACAATCATTGCAATACAAGGAAGCACCGAAAACTATTGATGAACTTATCAGTGCAGTGGTGAAGTCATTTGAAAATTTTCCTTCAATTAAGTCCAATCGTATATTTGTATCATTGCAACTATGCATGATAGAGATCATGAAAGAGAAAGGTTCCAATAAATATAAAATTCCTCATGTAAATAAGGAAAGGCTTGAAAGAGTAGGACAACTACCAATTCAAATTAAGTGTGATCCAATATTAGTACAAGAAGTCAAAAATTACTTAAACATGGAGTAA